A genomic segment from Glycine soja cultivar W05 chromosome 20, ASM419377v2, whole genome shotgun sequence encodes:
- the LOC114403930 gene encoding heavy metal-associated isoprenylated plant protein 39-like isoform X1 produces MNKVVLHVELHDGKIKKKAMKIVSNLSGVESVSMDMKDQKLTLIGDVDPVVAVEKLRKLCDTRIVSVGPAKEENEGKNNEVEAAENQNQNNLADSVNIYEAYHIHNQYQMRQHHYCCTSVEENPNDACVIC; encoded by the exons ATGAAT AAAGTTGTGCTACATGTGGAACTACACGATggcaaaattaagaaaaaagccATGAAGATAGTCTCCAATCTTTCAG GGGTTGAATCAGTCTCAATGGATATGAAAGACCAGAAATTGACCTTAATTGGAGATGTCGACCCTGTGGTTGCAGTGGAGAAGCTGAGGAAGCTGTGTGACACTCGCATAGTCTCTGTTGGACCAGCCAAGGAAGAGAATGAGGGAAAGAATAATGAAGTGGAGGCAGCAGAGAATCAAAATCAGAATAACTTGGCTGATAGTGTGAATATCTACGAAGCCTACCACATACATAATCAGTATCAGATGAGGCAACATCATTATTGTTGCACTAGTGTGGAAGAGAATCCTAATGATGCCTGTGTCATTTGCTAA
- the LOC114403930 gene encoding heavy metal-associated isoprenylated plant protein 39-like isoform X2: MNVRIICCMTHDHFSLKVVLHVELHDGKIKKKAMKIVSNLSGVESVSMDMKDQKLTLIGDVDPVVAVEKLRKLCDTRIVSVGPAKEENEGKNNEVEAAENQNQNNLADSVNIYEAYHIHNQYQMRQHHYCCTSVEENPNDACVIC, from the exons ATGAATGTGAGAATTATTTGCTGCATGACTCATGACCACTTCTCACTC AAAGTTGTGCTACATGTGGAACTACACGATggcaaaattaagaaaaaagccATGAAGATAGTCTCCAATCTTTCAG GGGTTGAATCAGTCTCAATGGATATGAAAGACCAGAAATTGACCTTAATTGGAGATGTCGACCCTGTGGTTGCAGTGGAGAAGCTGAGGAAGCTGTGTGACACTCGCATAGTCTCTGTTGGACCAGCCAAGGAAGAGAATGAGGGAAAGAATAATGAAGTGGAGGCAGCAGAGAATCAAAATCAGAATAACTTGGCTGATAGTGTGAATATCTACGAAGCCTACCACATACATAATCAGTATCAGATGAGGCAACATCATTATTGTTGCACTAGTGTGGAAGAGAATCCTAATGATGCCTGTGTCATTTGCTAA
- the LOC114402826 gene encoding uncharacterized protein LOC114402826: protein MGNCFFGAMSDPDAAAIKVITSNGGIMEFSAPVTVSFITNEFPGHAMFRSHDLFWKPLSQFDELEPGQSYYLLPLSNNNNNNNNNNSKNTDSTLPCGGENINVVVRQGHVRSHSVPTISNPALYRMSLDYHHHHQGMGLLKRSSNNIDAFSSRSSGVVNSSNNIGGGGSGGSSRFWKVKLVISPEQLLDILAQEARTKELIESVRMVAKCGIAGGAISNSAAGMISDHWSLSSTSWSISS from the coding sequence ATGGGAAACTGCTTCTTTGGGGCCATGTCAGATCCTGATGCAGCAGCAATCAAAGTGATAACATCAAATGGTGGCATCATGGAATTCAGTGCTCCAGTGACTGTGAGTTTCATCACCAACGAGTTCCCGGGGCACGCCATGTTCAGAAGCCACGACCTCTTTTGGAAACCACTCAGCCAATTCGATGAGTTGGAGCCAGGCCAATCCTACTATCTGCTACcactcagcaacaacaacaacaacaacaacaacaacaacagcaagaACACAGACAGTACTCTACCATGTGGTGGTGAAAATATTAACGTTGTTGTGAGACAAGGGCATGTTAGATCTCACAGTGTTCCTACAATCTCAAACCCTGCCTTGTATAGAATGTCCTTGGactatcaccaccaccaccagggAATGGGGTTGCTCAAGAGGTCCTCCAATAATATTGATGCCTTCTCTAGCAGGAGCAGTGGTGTTGTTAATAGCAGCAACAatattggtggtggtggtagtggtGGTAGCAGTAGGTTTTGGAAAGTGAAGCTTGTGATCAGCCCAGAACAGTTGCTGGACATTTTGGCACAAGAGGCTCGCACCAAGGAGTTGATAGAAAGTGTAAGGATGGTAGCAAAATGTGGAATTGCTGGTGGTGCTATTTCAAATTCAGCTGCAGGTATGATTTCTGATCACTGGAGCCTTTCCAGCACCAGTTGGAGCATTTCCTCTTAG
- the LOC114401306 gene encoding protein SAR DEFICIENT 4 has translation MATTTANKDEIISTIASSSSPVFISTETLCTILTHHTLMNHFQSTLPKASTILQTPIRQHHSLSPSSSLLLMPSWSSSSSLPYIGVKLVTHFPQNSSLNLPGVQGSYVLFSSTTGQTLASMDSTELTLYRTSCVSGLASKYLARHDSEILVMVGAGSLAPHLIKAHLSAIPSLRKVIIWNRTVEKATTLANKLSQSGEFGGVRFEGCGCLDEVVGFGDIVSCATNSETPLVKGERLKGGAHLDLVGSFKNSMMECDDEAIRRGKVFVDNETALVEAGELVGAFERGVIKKDEIGGSLVELVRGEKVGRISSEQITVFKSVGSAVVDMLAAQLVYETYTRS, from the coding sequence ATGGCTACTACCACCGCCAACAAAGACGAAATCATTAGCACcattgcatcttcttcttctccagtCTTCATATCCACAGAGACCTTATGCACCATCCTCACCCATCACACTCTGATGAACCACTTCCAATCTACTCTCCCCAAAGCCTCAACCATTCTCCAAACCCCAATTCGCCAACaccactctctctctccttcctCCTCCCTCCTCCTCATGCCCTCTtggtcctcttcctcttctctccCTTACATCGGCGTCAAACTCGTCACCCATTTCCCTCAAAACTCTTCTCTCAACTTACCCGGCGTGCAGGGAAGCTATGTCCTCTTCAGTTCCACCACCGGTCAAACCCTAGCTTCCATGGACTCCACCGAACTCACCCTTTACAGAACCTCGTGTGTCTCAGGCTTGGCTTCTAAATACTTAGCGAGACATGACAGCGAGATTCTTGTTATGGTTGGTGCTGGTTCCTTGGCACCGCACCTGATCAAAGCCCATCTTTCAGCCATACCCAGTTTGAGAAAGGTCATCATCTGGAACAGAACAGTGGAAAAGGCGACAACTTTGGCCAACAAACTTAGCCAAAGTGGGGAGTTTGGTGGAGTGAGGTTTGAGGGTTGTGGGTGTTTGGACGAGGTTGTCGGATTTGGGGACATTGTGAGTTGCGCCACGAATTCCGAGACACCCCTTGTGAAGGGGGAGAGGTTGAAGGGTGGGGCTCATTTGGATTTGGTGGGTTCCTTCAAGAATTCAATGATGGAGTGTGATGATGAGGCCATAAGGAGGGGAAAGGTTTTTGTGGACAATGAGACTGCGCTTGTTGAAGCAGGGGAGCTGGTGGGGGCTTTTGAGAGAGGGGTCATCAAGAAAGATGAGATTGGAGGGAGTTTGGTGGAGCTTGTGAGAGGTGAAAAAGTTGGGAGAATCAGTTCTGAGCAGATAACTGTGTTCAAGTCTGTTGGTTCTGCTGTTGTAGATATGCTTGCAGCACAATTGGTTTATGAAACTTACACAAGGAGCTAG
- the LOC114402481 gene encoding probable WRKY transcription factor 27 has product MAEDWDLFAIVRSCQSATTTIPQTTTNNTSSPLITSTVKEENYDGFSFPNIVQPITNEFQALHQLFTPFNPTTNTTNTSASGINPNSPYFAEQESQQISEHLPIWPHFVPEHSSTPSFSRFHDHQQQQQQINQLQALQKHEFQLPQNNSPTVSPNAQPQTPKSRKRKSQQKKMVCHVTADNLSADLWAWRKYGQKPIKGSPYPRNYYRCSSSKGCMARKQVERSNTEPDMFIVTYSGDHSHPRPTHRNSLAGSTRNKIPATNPLPSPGSLSSFQATPFSSSSSSPPHSPTSPSEEPPETGDLEPDPDMETDGDDDGDIQIQ; this is encoded by the exons ATGGCTGAGGACTGGGATCTCTTTGCCATCGTGAGAAGCTGCCAATCAGCCACCACAACAATTCCACAAACCACCACCAATAATACTTCCTCTCCCTTGATCACTTCCACTGTAAAGGAAGAAAACTATGATGGATTTTCCTTTCCCAATATAGTGCAACCCATAACCAATGAGTTTCAAGCGCTACACCAACTGTTCACACCCTTTAACCCCACCACCAACACCACTAACACTAGTGCTTCTGGCATCAATCCCAATTCCCCTTATTTTGCAGAACAGGAAAGCCAGCAAATTAGTGAGCACCTTCCTATTTGGCCTCATTTCGTGCCAGAACACTCTTCCACTCCCAGTTTCAGTAGATTCCATGAccatcaacaacaacagcaacagatCAATCAACTACAGGCACTTCAGAAACACGAATTTCAACTGCCCCAGAACAATTCCCCCACAGTTTCACCAAACGCACAACCTCAAACACCCAAATCAAGAAAAAG AAAAAGCCAACAGAAGAAAATGGTATGCCATGTAACCGCAGATAACCTCTCAGCAGATTTGTGGGCATGGCGAAAATACGGACAAAAACCAATTAAGGGTTCTCCATATCCAAG GAATTACTATAGGTGCAGCAGCTCCAAAGGTTGTATGGCTCGAAAACAAGTTGAACGGAGTAACACTGAACCCGACATGTTCATCGTTACGTACTCCGGAGACCATTCCCATCCCCGGCCAACCCACCGGAATTCGCTCGCCGGAAGTACCCGGAATAAGATTCCGGCGACCAATCCGCTACCGTCACCTGGGTCACTCTCCTCCTTCCAAGCCAcgcccttttcttcttcttcttcttcgccaCCACACTCTCCGACGTCGCCGTCGGAGGAGCCACCGGAAACCGGCGATTTAGAACCCGACCCGGATATGGAAACCGATGGGGACGATGACGGTGACATTCAAATACAATAA